From one Nocardioides sp. Kera G14 genomic stretch:
- a CDS encoding methionine synthase, which produces MIATGIGSMPGEDFAEAQRIVLGELAEPVGLPYVVELPVRGAGATMIGRTLSLLPLDADLQPAGWRLTGTDGSAGLDQRRARSLLAQDLDTVEELTQGYQGAFKAQLAGPWTLAATVERPRGDKLLADHGARRELAQALAEAARDHVRELRRRISGATRLIIQVDEPALAAVLDAQVPTASGFGRHRRIDIPEASDLLASVLAAIADEGAEPWVHSCAPGVPWGLVRGAGAATLSADCAMLRAADLDELGEALDAGVGVALGVVPATGELTGDKQVTERGLRWLDMLGLDPEEVGERLVITPSCGLAGAPDARAALALARTSAASLNG; this is translated from the coding sequence ATGATCGCGACGGGCATCGGGTCGATGCCCGGCGAGGACTTCGCCGAAGCCCAGCGCATCGTGCTCGGCGAGCTTGCGGAGCCCGTCGGCCTGCCGTACGTCGTCGAGCTGCCCGTCCGCGGAGCCGGTGCCACGATGATCGGTCGCACGCTGTCCCTGCTCCCGCTCGACGCCGACCTCCAGCCCGCCGGCTGGAGACTGACCGGCACCGACGGGTCGGCCGGCCTCGACCAGCGACGTGCGCGCTCGCTGCTCGCGCAGGACCTCGACACGGTCGAGGAGCTGACGCAGGGCTATCAGGGTGCCTTCAAAGCCCAGCTGGCCGGGCCGTGGACGCTGGCGGCCACGGTCGAGCGGCCCCGCGGCGACAAGCTGCTGGCCGACCACGGTGCCCGCCGCGAGCTGGCGCAGGCCCTCGCCGAGGCCGCACGCGACCATGTCCGCGAGCTGCGTCGCCGCATCAGCGGAGCAACACGGCTGATCATCCAGGTCGACGAGCCGGCGCTGGCTGCGGTGCTCGACGCCCAGGTGCCGACGGCCAGCGGGTTCGGCAGGCACCGTCGGATCGACATCCCTGAGGCGTCGGACCTTCTGGCCAGCGTCCTCGCTGCGATCGCGGACGAGGGTGCCGAGCCGTGGGTGCACTCATGTGCTCCGGGCGTGCCATGGGGCCTGGTCCGCGGAGCCGGAGCGGCCACGCTGAGCGCCGACTGCGCGATGCTCCGCGCTGCGGATCTCGACGAGCTCGGCGAGGCACTCGACGCAGGCGTGGGAGTCGCGCTGGGCGTCGTACCGGCGACCGGTGAGCTGACCGGGGACAAGCAGGTCACGGAGCGGGGCCTGCGCTGGTTGGACATGCTCGGTCTCGACCCCGAGGAGGTCGGCGAGAGGCTCGTGATCACGCCGTCGTGCGGCCTCGCCGGCGCTCCGGACGCCCGGGCCGCGCTGGCCCTCGCGCGCACCAGCGCCGCGTCGCTGAACGGTTGA
- a CDS encoding Hsp20/alpha crystallin family protein: MLMRTDPFRDFDRLAREVLGNGTSTRPAVMPIDAWREGEKLIVEFDLPGIAPDTLDVDVERNVLTVKAERPARNGDWEMLASERPTGLFSRQLVLGDNLDLEQVDAHYEHGVLRLSIPVAERARPRKISVRTADGTTLTAPGEPEAISA, encoded by the coding sequence ATGTTGATGAGGACCGACCCGTTCCGAGACTTCGACAGGCTTGCCCGCGAGGTCCTCGGGAATGGCACGAGCACCAGGCCGGCGGTCATGCCGATCGACGCCTGGCGCGAAGGGGAGAAGCTGATCGTCGAGTTCGACCTGCCCGGCATCGCGCCGGACACGCTCGACGTCGACGTGGAGCGCAACGTCCTGACGGTGAAGGCGGAGCGCCCGGCGCGCAACGGTGACTGGGAGATGCTGGCGTCGGAGCGTCCGACCGGCCTCTTCAGCCGCCAGCTCGTCCTCGGCGACAACCTCGACCTCGAGCAGGTCGACGCCCATTACGAGCACGGCGTCCTGCGCCTGTCCATCCCCGTCGCAGAGCGCGCCCGCCCGCGCAAGATCTCCGTTCGCACGGCGGACGGCACGACGCTGACCGCCCCGGGTGAGCCCGAGGCCATCAGCGCCTGA
- a CDS encoding type 1 glutamine amidotransferase domain-containing protein, giving the protein MSHLSGTKIAIIATDFFEEPELLVPRDRLREAGAEVRVYSASGEAIQAVQGDTDKSQKVEVDGSLADLDVTAVDAVVVPGGTVNADHLRLEEEAQRIVREADGAGKPIAVICHGPWLLVNAGLAKGRRLTSWPSLEQDLRNAGAEWVDEEVVVDGNLITSRKPDDLPAFVSAIEEKLTPAHV; this is encoded by the coding sequence ATGTCCCACCTGAGCGGCACCAAGATCGCCATCATCGCCACCGACTTCTTCGAGGAGCCCGAGCTGCTGGTCCCGCGCGACAGGCTGCGTGAGGCCGGAGCCGAGGTCAGGGTCTACTCGGCCAGCGGCGAGGCCATCCAGGCAGTCCAGGGCGACACCGACAAGTCCCAGAAGGTCGAGGTGGACGGCTCGTTGGCCGACCTCGACGTGACCGCCGTCGATGCGGTGGTCGTGCCCGGCGGCACCGTCAACGCCGATCATCTCCGGCTGGAGGAGGAGGCGCAGCGCATCGTCCGTGAGGCCGACGGTGCGGGCAAGCCGATCGCCGTGATCTGCCACGGCCCGTGGCTCCTGGTCAATGCGGGACTCGCGAAGGGCCGCCGCCTCACCAGTTGGCCGAGCCTCGAGCAGGATCTGCGCAACGCCGGCGCCGAGTGGGTCGATGAGGAGGTCGTCGTGGACGGCAACCTGATCACCAGTCGCAAGCCCGACGACCTGCCCGCCTTCGTCTCCGCGATCGAGGAGAAGTTGACTCCCGCGCACGTCTGA
- a CDS encoding MFS transporter, with translation MTTTAPLTGDTAPPEGGSRHLGWALVLICVAQLMVVLDGTIANIALPYIGTDLKISQANLTWIVTGYALAFGGLLLLGGRLGDLYGRRLMFMSGLSIFAVASLLGGLAQNEGLLLGARGLQGVGAALAAPAALALIATTFPAGPQRARAMGAYATMSGVGAAIGLILGGWLTGLDSVFGLDVDGWRLTFLINVPIGIIAALLAPRVLAESEKHHGELDIPGAVTGTLGLLGIVFGLSRAGEEAYGWGNWQTLASLGAGVVLLAVFVLIESRVEHPLLPMRIFADRTRVTSFIAMMIAPAAMMAMFFYLSQFIQLIMGYSSLHAGFAFLPFSVGIVIGAGLSSNLVSRIDPRYLAGVGTLIATFSLYMYSQVPVHDSAADVLKAIGANQPVGHDISYWGHLFPWIVAMAIGMGMVFVPMMQTAMHHISDHDSGIGSGVLNTMQQVGGAIGVAALSTVALHYFNGTSDKIAGPLAQALGDKGSAPVPGSDMTVLQAAVYQGSFPEGATHAFLVGAVMMLVASALIWVFLNVKHSELATDGPEGVHAM, from the coding sequence ATGACCACCACCGCCCCCCTCACCGGGGACACCGCACCACCCGAGGGCGGCAGCCGCCACCTCGGCTGGGCGCTCGTCCTCATCTGCGTCGCGCAGCTGATGGTCGTCCTCGACGGCACCATCGCGAACATCGCGCTGCCCTACATCGGCACCGATCTCAAGATCTCCCAGGCCAACCTCACCTGGATCGTCACCGGCTACGCCCTGGCCTTCGGCGGCCTGCTGCTCCTCGGCGGCCGCCTCGGTGACCTCTACGGCCGCCGCCTCATGTTCATGTCGGGTCTCTCGATCTTCGCCGTCGCCTCCCTCCTCGGCGGCCTGGCGCAGAACGAGGGCCTCCTCCTCGGCGCCCGTGGCCTGCAGGGCGTCGGCGCTGCGCTCGCCGCTCCGGCTGCGCTCGCGCTCATCGCCACCACGTTCCCGGCCGGCCCGCAGCGTGCCCGCGCGATGGGTGCCTACGCCACCATGTCCGGGGTCGGGGCCGCCATCGGCCTCATCCTCGGCGGCTGGCTGACCGGCCTGGACTCGGTCTTCGGCCTCGACGTCGACGGATGGCGCCTGACCTTCCTCATCAACGTCCCGATCGGCATCATCGCCGCCCTCCTCGCGCCGCGCGTCCTGGCAGAGTCCGAGAAGCACCACGGCGAGCTCGACATCCCGGGTGCCGTCACCGGCACGCTCGGCCTGCTCGGCATCGTCTTCGGCCTCTCCCGTGCCGGTGAGGAGGCCTACGGATGGGGCAACTGGCAGACCCTCGCCTCGCTCGGCGCGGGCGTCGTGCTGCTCGCCGTCTTCGTCCTCATCGAGTCCCGCGTTGAGCACCCGCTGCTGCCGATGCGCATCTTCGCCGACCGCACCCGCGTCACCAGCTTCATCGCGATGATGATCGCTCCCGCCGCGATGATGGCGATGTTCTTCTACCTCAGCCAGTTCATCCAGCTGATCATGGGCTACAGCTCACTCCACGCCGGCTTCGCATTCCTGCCGTTCTCGGTCGGCATCGTGATCGGCGCGGGCCTCTCCTCCAACCTGGTGAGCCGCATCGACCCGCGCTACCTCGCCGGCGTCGGCACGCTGATCGCCACCTTCTCGCTCTACATGTACTCCCAGGTCCCGGTCCACGACTCGGCCGCCGACGTGCTCAAGGCGATCGGCGCCAACCAGCCGGTAGGCCACGACATCAGCTACTGGGGTCACCTGTTCCCGTGGATCGTCGCCATGGCGATCGGTATGGGCATGGTCTTCGTGCCGATGATGCAGACGGCGATGCACCACATCTCCGACCACGACTCGGGCATCGGCTCGGGCGTGCTCAACACGATGCAGCAGGTCGGTGGCGCCATCGGCGTCGCGGCCCTCTCCACCGTGGCGCTGCACTACTTCAACGGCACCTCGGACAAGATCGCCGGCCCGCTGGCGCAGGCACTCGGCGACAAGGGCTCGGCCCCCGTCCCCGGCTCCGACATGACCGTCCTGCAGGCTGCCGTCTACCAGGGCAGCTTCCCCGAGGGCGCCACCCACGCGTTCCTCGTCGGCGCGGTCATGATGCTCGTCGCCTCGGCGCTCATCTGGGTCTTCCTCAACGTGAAGCACTCCGAACTCGCCACCGACGGCCCCGAGGGTGTGCATGCGATGTAA